From the Paraflavitalea soli genome, the window AGTGTGGTGGTGAGGGGTACTATCCTTCAACTGAAAACACCTGATAATATGCGCGGGCGTGTATCATCGGTCAACTCGATGTTCATCAACTCCTCCAATGAGATCGGCAGTTTTGAAAGCGGTATTGCCGCCAAGCTGATGGGCATTGTACCTTCTGTGATCTTTGGAGGCACAATGACCTTGCTGGTGGTGCTGGCCATGTGGTTCAAAGCGCCTACGCTGCGGAAATTTGAATATTAACGATCCTATTCCTTCACCAGTTTCTGCAATTGTTTTCTTTCACCTACGATCCATACCACATCGTCCCACTCGAAGATGGTGGTAGAATCGGGATTGAGGATACGTTCTCCATTGCGCTCTATACCAACGACCAATCCTTTCACGGTTTCCCGGATACCGGATGCCCGGATGGATTTACCACGCAGATCGGTATGTTCATCAATGATCAGTTTGTTGAGGGTTATGTCTTCGCGATTCACGGCTGCCTCTTCATAAACAGTTTCTGATTCGGCCACCGTCCGGAATTTCTCCAGCTGTATATCGGTCCCAATCACTGCTATTTTATCATATGGATAGATCATTTCGGTGCGTGTAGGCGCATAGATAGTGCGCTTACCGCGTTCGATGGAAGCCACATTTACGCCATACTGCTCACGCCAGGCAAGTTGCTGCAATGTTTTACCGATGACGGGCGATTCGGGCTGGATGGTAAAATAAGCTATGTGGGCATCCCAGGGCGAAAGGTCGGGCAATCCATGCGTAGCGCCTTCGCGTTCATTGAGGTTGGACAGAAATCGTTTCTCGATGCGGGAATAAAAAGACTGCAGCCTGCGGGAAAATATCAGTAACACCACGATGATCACGGGCAGTACTGCCAGCAGGGCTATCATGGCGCTGAACAACCTGTCGACCAGAAATCCTACCAGCACCACCAGCAGGATATTCCGCACAACTTCCAGCATTACCAAGGGACCATGATTGTATTTTTTATCGAGCCATAAATTGGCATAGGCAAAGGAATGCAGCCGGCGGATGGCAAGAGCCCACAGAAAAGGGGCAATGGCGATGAGGGTAATAAACCCAGTGATCACTGCTGCCAGTGTAGGACTGGACACAGAACCTGTAATGAGTGGCAACAGGAATTTTTCTGATAAGAGGATGAGTGCCATCACGATCACGGAATTGATGATCACGACTGTGAGGTAAGACCGCAATACTATTTTCCAATCGCTTTCGGCCTGGATGGTCTGCGCACCGGTGCCGTATTGATTAATGGCCAGTTTCCACTTCATGGGCAACCGGTTCTCAATCCAATGATACACGGGCTCAGAGAACTTAATGAGGTAAGGAGTAGTAAAAGTAGTAATGGCCGAAATAGCTACAGCAATAGGATACAGGAATCCACTGGTCACGTTCAAAGTGAGCCCCAGGGAGGCAATGATAAAAGAGAACTCTCCTATCTGCGCCAGGCTCATACCGGATTGCAGGGATTGCTTCATAGGCTGACCAGATAATAAAGCGCCGGCGGTAGTACTGATGATCTTACCAAAGATGGTGACCAGGGTAAGGATCAATACAGGCCATTTGTAAGCTATCAGGGTATTGGGCTCAAAGATGATGCCTACGGATACAAAAAATACGGCTGCAAACAGGTCTTTCACCGGTTTCACCAGGTGTTCAATGCGTTCGGCCATGGTCGTCTCGGCCAGTATAGAACCCATTACAAAAGCACCCAGGGCAGGTGAAAAACCTACCTGTGTAGCCAGCACTACCATGCCCAGGCAAAGTCCCAATGAAACGACCAATAAGGTTTCCTCACTCATTAGCTTGCTGGCCTTTCGCAAAAAGGTGGGCACTATAAAGATGCCGGCGAGGAACCACACGGCCAGGAAAAACACCAGCTTCATCAGGGATTCGAGCATTTCGCCACCTGCGAATTTCTGGCTTACCGCCAGGGTAGACAAGATCACCATCAGCAAGATGGCTACCAGGTCTTCTACAATCAATACACCAAACACAATGCCGGCAAATCGCTGGCTTTTGATACCCAACTCTTCAAAAGCACGTATAATGATGGTGGTAGAAGAAACAGATAAGATACCGCCCAGGAAAATGCTGTCCATAGTAGACCATCCCATCAGACGGCCAACCAGGAAACCGAGGATCAACATCCCGACAATTTCTACGATGGCGGTAATAGAAGCTGTGCCGCCTATGCGCACCAGTTTTTTAAAACTAAATTCCAGACCGAGGCTGAACAACAGGAATACGACACCAATTTCGGCCCATACTTTCACATTGGCTTCATCTGAAATAGTAGGTGTCCAGGGAACGTGGGGCCCTATCAATATACCCGCCAGTATATAACCAAGCACCACGGGCTGTTTCAGTTTTCTAAATATAAGCGTGGTTACACCGGCTACACCCAGCAGGAGTGCAAGGTCTACAATAAGTTTAGGCAAATGCATGGGCGGTCTGTTTTACTCGTCTTTGAAATATTTCCAATGCTCGCAATAGCTGAATTATACAAAAAATATCCTTCAGTTGTTGAGAAAGGCCCTGAATTTTATCACTTATTGGTTTGTTCCAACAGCTTTTCCATGACATAAAATACAGCAGGACAAAAACTCACATTCTTTAAAGTGAGGTTGGGACGCTTCAATAATACATCTTCATCTGTATAGGGGAAACGTTCGCAATCAGAGGGACGTTGCTCATAGATGCTGCAATAGTTATCGGCCCCGAGGAAGGGGCAGGGCGCGGACCTTACTACATAATCGCCTTCTTCATCCAGGCGCAGATAGGTATCAATAAACACACTCTCTTTCATCCTCAGGTGTTTGCTGATGCGCTTTATATCAGGTGTTTTAAAGCGGGGGGAATAATTCTTACAGCAGTTGGCGCATTGTAAACAATCGACATTGCTGAAGGCCTCTTCATGCAAATCGGGCAATTGTTTCAACACTTTATTTTTATCAGCCTGCTTCAAAAACTGTTTGTACTGTTTCTGATTAGCCGCTGCCTTCTTTTGCCAATTATCGTTTACCGGATTTCCCATCAGCTAAAACATTCCACCAGAGCCGCTTAGCGGGGCGTATGGAGATTAAAACAATATTAGAATCAGATTAGAATTATTTACCCCTGCAAGTTACTGAACACCTGCAGGATTGCATGGTACTTTTTTTGAAGGGGGAGCAGCATGGGAACACTTCATCAGCAATTACTGGTGTTGATCAGTACGCCATTGTACGCCTTCATTATAGGGGCTGAGATCCTTTTAAGTAATGTTCATCATACACATAGCTATAGCCGTCGCGATACGATCCAGAACTTTTGTCTCAGCATTTTTTCCGGCGCAGTAGACCTTCTGATGCGGGGAGTCAGTTTTGCCATTCTTGCCTTTTTCTTTCATTATAGTTTTTTAACATGGGGGCATTCCTTTTTTTACTGGCTGGCCTTGTTGCTGCTGGTTGATATGATGCATTACTGGCTGCACCGCCTGAGCCATTCCTGCAGGCTATTCTGGGCCGTACATGTAAACCACCATTCTTCCACACACTTCAATTTTACCGTAGGTTTCCGGGCCGGTGTACTGGAGCCTTTGTATCGGTTTGCTTTTTTTATACCGGTGGCGCTGTGTGGGTTTCAGCCTGTGGATATATTGCTGGTATATTCCTGTACAGAGATATGGGCCATTTTAACGCATACGGAAAAGATCAGGAAACTGGGATGGCTGGAATACGTACTGGTAACCCCTTCGCACCACCGCGTTCACCATGCCTCCAATGAGAAATACCTGGACCGTAATATGGGCTCTATATTTATCTTTTGGGACCGGTTATTTGGCACTTTCCAGGAAGAATTACCCGCCTCGCAATACGAACCTATCCGGTATGGGCTCACTACTCCACCTCAAAATGACAGCCTGCCGGTGATCATCTTTCACGAATGGGCTGCTATCCGCAAAGACCTGCAACACCCCGGTATTACCTGGAAACAGAAGTTATTATATGTACTGGGGCCTCCCGGCTGGCGTCATGATGGCAAAAAGACAACCAGCACCGCATTAAGGGGAAGGCAACAGGTCTACAGGGCTGTACACGGGCACCTGATCAATAACCCGCAACGTATAAAAGAAAGCAAACATGTAGCCCCTGCCTGTTTTAATGGGGCGCCATGTTATCCGGCGGCTTACACGATAAGAAGAATGCGTCACTAACTTTTGACAATTCATTTAGCATCAGTTGCTTACTTTTGTCCCCGCATGGATTCATTACGGGAACAAATACTCATCCTTATCAGTACGCCGGTGTATCTTATCATCATTGGGCTGGAAGTATTATTGAGCAACTGGCGCCACCGTAAAAACTATACCTGGAAGGATACGGGCATCAACTGTTACCTGATGCTTATGAATGGTACGATCGACCTTTTATTCAGGGGCGCCTACCTGTTGATACTGGATTATTTTTACCGGCATAATATTTTTTCATTCAGTCATGTAGTAGTTTACTGGTTTATGCTGGTGCTGCTGGAAGATTTCCTGTATTACTGGTTACACCGTTTTGATCACGAGATACGCTTTTTCTGGGCGGTGCATGTTACCCACCACTCTTCAGAACACATGAACTTTACGGTAGGTTTCCGTTCTTCTGTGTTCCAGCCTTTGTACCGCTTTATCTATTTTATACCGCTGGCATTGATGGGCTTTTCGCCGATCGATATAGCATTTGTCTATTCTGCCACCCAGATATGGGGCATATTCGTACATACAGAACTGATCCGCAAAATGGGCTGGCTGGAACATGTACTGGTGACGCCCTCCCACCACCGGGTACACCATGCATCCAATGCCAAATACCTCGACAAGAACATGGGCATGTTCCTGATCATCTGGGACAAGCTGTTTGGCACTTTCCAGCCGGAACTGCCGGCTGAAGAATACCAGCCCATCAAATATGGTCTTACTACCAATATTGAGAAGGAAACGCCTGTAACGGTGGTCTTTCATGAATGGCAAAACATCTTCAAGGATGTGGCCCGCACTGATATTGGCTGGAAAGAGAAATGGGGATACATCTTCGGCCCTCCCGGCTGGAGCCATGATGGCAGCCGGCTTACCAGTGAACAAATGCGGGAAGTGGAAGACGGAAAAATGAGTACCGACCTGCAAGAAGAGCCTGTGGCGGTGAAAGCCAGTAAATAGCTGCTGGCTTTTAGCCGTTAGCTTTTAGCAGCACTACTCAGACCCACATTGGTGGCAAATGGCTAACAGCTAATACCTAAACCCTAATACCTCCTTGCTTATCAACGGTTTTCCCCATTTAATGCACCGGGTTGCACAAACACCTGTTCGTCTGGATTAATCGTAGTAACTTTGCAGCCTTTTAGAAGGGTTACCATAAGGTTTAAGGTCGATTCCGGGGTAGTCTTTTTCCTGCACCTCCAACTTTACACGGTGGCTCTCCTGCTTTAAAATTAGAAATTAATACTATATATGAGTCTGTTTGAAAAGCAAAACTCCGAGTTTATCCATCGCCATATCGGGCCCCATGAATCTGAAACGAGGCAAATGCTGAAGGCCATCGGTGAGCCGAGCCTGGAAGCACTCGTCAATAAAACAGTACCGCCTGCCATCCGCATGAGTAAGGCGCTGAATATTCCGGCGGCCATCAGTGAGCATGAATACCTTCAGCTGTTGAAAGATATCTCACTGAAGAATAAGACTTACAAGAACTATATTGGTCAGGGGTATTATGATAACATCGTGCCGAGTGTTATCCTCCGCAACGTATTTGAGAATCCAGGCTGGTATACACAGTATACACCTTACCAGGCCGAGATATCACAAGGCCGCCTGGAAAGCCTGCTGAACTTCCAGACGATGGTAGCCGACTTAACCGGTCTGCCGCTTACCAATGCTTCCCTGCTGGATGAAGCTACCGCCGCCGCTGAGGCCATGACCATGTTCTTCAACACGCTGAACAGGGATCATGATCATATTGAGCGCGCCAAATTCTTTGTAGACAATGAGACCTTCCCGCAAACCAAAGACGTGCTGGTTACCCGGGCTGTTCCTGTAGGTATCGAAGTAGTATTTGGCGATTACAAAACGGCCACCATAGACAAGAGCTATTTTGGTGCGCTGGTGCAATACCCCAACGATAAAGGGTCGATTGAAGATTACCGCAGCTTTATTGCCAGGGTACATGAGGCAGACGCTTTTGTGGTGATGACCACCGACCTGCTGGCACTGACGCTCTTAACACCTCCCGGCGAACTGGGTGCTGATGTAGCTTGCGGCTCTGCCCAACGCTTTGGTGTACCCCTGGGCTTTGGCGGTCCGCATGCAGCTTTCTTTGCTGCCAAGGACGAATTCAAACGCAATATCCCCGGTCGTATCATTGGTGTGAGCATCGATGCCCAGGGCGACCGCGCACTGCGTATGGCCTTGCAAACCCGTGAACAGCATATCAAACGCGAGAAAGCAACTTCCAATATCTGTACGGCACAGGCATTGCTGGCCAATATGGCTGCCATGTATGCCGTGTACCATGGTCCCGCCGGACTGAAGGACATTGCCAAGCGGGTAACTGTACTGGCCAATGCCCTGGCAGAAGAACTGCAGGCAGAAGGATACGAAGTACTGCACGACAATTTCTTCGACACCGTAGTGTTCAAAGTAGACGATGCAGCTGCCATACAAGCTAAGGCTGATGAAGCAGGCATCAATTTCCGTTATTACAATAAGAATCTGGTAGGCATCTCCCTCGATGAAAGCACCACGCTGAGCGATGTGCTGGATATCCTGCTGTTGCTGGACCAGCCCAATGAACATACTGTAGCCGGCTTCAGTGTAAGTGAAGATGCCGGTTTGTACCACCTGCCTACGGGCCTGACAAGGACCTCTCCTTTCTTAACGCATCCTGTGTTCAATACGCACCACAGTGAAACTGAGATGATGCGTTATATCAAGCAACTGGAAAATAAAGACCTTTCGCTTAATACCTCCATGATCTCCCTGGGTTCCTGCACCATGAAGCTGAATGCAGCCAGTGAAATGATCCCTTTAAGCTGGGCGCATTGGAGTAAGATACACCCGTTTGCACCAGCCAGTCAAACAGAAGGATACCAACAGATCATCACTGAACTGAGCGAATACCTTTGCCAGATCACTGCTTTTGATGCCTGCAGCCTGCAGCCCAACAGTGGTGCACAAGGCGAATACGCCGGTCTGCTGGTGATCAGGGACTATTTTGCAAGCCGTGGTGAAAGTCACCGTAATGTGATGCTGATCCCCATCAGCGCGCACGGTACCAATCCTGCCAGCGCCGTAATGGCGGGCATGAAGGTGGTGGTAGTGAAGGCACTGGAAAATGGCTATATAGATGTAGATGACCTCAAGGCCAAAGCTGCTCAATACAGCAAGGAACTGGCAGGCATCATGATCACCTATCCCAGTACCTATGGTGTATATGAAGAAACAGTAAAAGAAATTACCGATATCATTCACCAGCATGGCGGCCAGGTATATATGGATGGCGCCAATATGAATGCACAGGTTGGATTAACAGCGCCGGGCCTCATTGGCGCCGATGTTTGTCACCTCAACCTGCACAAAACATTTGCTATCCCGCACGGTGGCGGTGGTCCCGGCATGGGCCCCATTTGTGTTAAACAACACCTGGCTCCTTACCTGCCTGGTCACGTTTCTTTGGGAGGCAAGAACGCTGTTTCTGCCGCTCCCTATGGTTCTGCTTCCATCCTGCTCATCAGCTACGGCTATATCCGTATGTTGGGCCAGGAAGGCACCAAATTGTCTACTGAATATGCCATCCTGAATGCGAATTATATGCGCGCGAGGTTGCAGGAAGAATATGAGATCCTGTACACCAACCACAATGGCCAGTGTGCACATGAATTCATTGTAGACCTGCGTCCTTTCAAAAAATCGGCTGAAATAGAAGCGGAAGATGTGGCTAAGCGTTTGATGGACTACGGTTTCCACGCTCCCACCCTGAGCTTCCCTGTACCGGGTACTATTATGATCGAGCCTACAGAAAGTGAGAACAAAGCCGAGTTGGACCGCTTCTGTGATGCCCTCCTGAGCATCCGCGAAGAGATCCGCGCTATTGAAGAAGGAAAGGCCGATAAGAAAGACAATGCGCTGAAGAATGCACCGCATACGCAGTTTGTGATCACCGCCGATGAGTGGAAACATGGCTATACCCGCCAGCAGGCTGCCTTCCCGCTGCCTTATATCCGCAGCAACAAGTTCTGGCCTTCTGTAGCCCGTGTGAACAATACGCATGGCGACAGGAACCTGATCTGCACCTGTGAGCCGGTAAGCTCCTATGCTGAAGTGGAAGCGCAGTAGATTTATTGACTTTCAAATAATTACATACGTAAGAGGCTGTCTTCAACTGAAGACAGCCTTTTTATTTGCCTTCGATGTAGGTGGTCTAAAGGTAGTCGTAACTTCCATCTATCCTAGGTATATCTTAGGGTTATTGTAAGCTTTTCCTAAGGTTTTATCCCTACCATTACCCTAAGAAAACCCTAGGATGACCCTAAGATGACCCCAGGATGGGGCTATCTAAAGAGAAGGATCAGGCCTGCTAAACTCTAGGAAGGCTGCTTAAAAGTACTTTTCGGCGCTCAGGCCAAAGTTGACCAATAGATTCTCGCGGTTGGTGCGGCTCAGCTTATTGAAGGTAAGGGATGTGGTAAGGCTGAGCCATTTCCTAAGCTTGATGGAAAGGGCTGAATTCGAGCGGATAATGTAATCATCGAATCGGGCCAGAGAAGGTTGCCAGAAATGCACGCCTTCCAACAGGACCAGGTTATTGATGGCCCACCTGTATTTTATACGCAGTGAATTGCGTACGGTTTGGTAGCGATCATCAACGCCCTGGGGCAGGGTAAGATCGCTGGTTTCGTACAGCAGACCATCACTGACCACCAGCTCGGCCTGTTCCTTGTTGAAGAAATTATATCCTATACCGGCGCCTCCCTGCAACTGGTGGTTGATCTTGAGGGAATAGCTGGTGGTAAAAGTGACCAGGCCCCAATAATAGAGCCGCTGCCGGTTTTTGAGGTAATCGATATTGAGGGCAGTGGAAAAATCATTGTTGGTAAGCCTGCTCCCCTGCCGCCCATACACCCAGGCATTGCTGCTATTGATGGTGAGCTTTTCTTTATTGACCTGGAAGCCGAGCACATTGTTCAATACAAACGACCGGGCATCATTGGTCCGGTTGATAATACCTGCAGTAGTATATTTTAGATGGTAATGGGTGGAATCATTAAACTGTGCATCCGCATAACCACACACCAGGAGCACCAGGGCTACAATGATCATTCTTTTCATAACAATTTCCGCTTACAGCAGGTATGAGATCCTGCCGATATTTAATGACCGGCAAAGGTAAAGAATGAAAAAGGCCGGCTCAAAAGTTTTGAGCCGGCCTCTTCTCATGTAGCAGTTGGTTTTGATCTGGCACAAGTTGCCTGTTGCGGGTGTTGACCTCGTTACTTCCGGTCAGTATAAATAGTGCTGTTACCAGCACCATGTATACGGTATCCGGCTAGCGCTATTTATAATAATGAAATACCTGATTGCTTGAATTGCACACAAAATGGATATTCACGGGCAATTGCGTTGAGACGGCTAATCGTTTCCTCGTCGTGAGGAGCTGGTGTGGTTTTCTTTGCTGGTGCTTTTGCCTGTGTTTTGCCTTTGGTGCTCTTACCTGTGCTGGTACTGTCAGCTGGAAGGTAATTGTATTGAAGCTTTTTCATGCCATTAGATTTTATAGATTGACGTAATACTGAACAGATTTATACTGTGTACAGGGAAAACACTGACACATAGTTTTCAGTTAAGGGGACACGGGAGCAATACGTTTGGCAAAAAATCGGGAAGCTTTAAATATGGCAGGCGCTCAATGTTGACGGAGAAGAAAATATCGCTGCAATTTCATTCGATCTTTCCAAAGATAAATAAAAAAGAAATTAACCGATCACTTCGTAAAAAAATACCTGCTAAATACTGGTTAATATCATCCTCACAGTGAGGTAATTGGGGGCTGTCCCTTTGTGTACAATGTACAGCCCGGTGCATTGGCTGGCAGCCAGGCTGCCAATCCGGCTTTGGCACAAGATTTTAGCCCACCTGTTGTAAAAGCAGCAGTATGAAAAAAACAACGCCCGGCGCCAAAACCAGCTCTGCAAAACAAGAGCGCGCCCAACCAGCCAGGCCCCAGGCCATGCCTTCCGCCGACCTTACAGATCCACCGGAAGAGGAGGCTAAACTGCAGGGTGATGAAGCTACGCTCGATCTTCCCGAAGTAAAAGATATTCCTGGCCAGGAACATATTCATGTACCCCGCATGCGCGAGTTTGGGGATGTTACCGCCTCATCAGATGACGAAGAAGGCGGCAGTATCCTGGACGATCCGGAAGATGAAGATATCCAGGCAGACAGGGGTTCGAATGTATCGCAGGAAGAAGCCGCTTTATTAGCCGCAGCGGCAGATTATAACTCAGATGAAGATGACAAGATCATCCGGGCTACAGCGCTTGACAGCACGGATGAGGAAGGAGACCCGCTGAATGAAAAGGGATTCAGGAATGCTTATAGCGGCACTGATCTTGACGTGCCGGGCAGTGAGGACGATGATGCTGATGAAGCTATCGGAGAGGAGGATGAAGAAAACAATGCCTACAGCGTGGATGAAGAGAATGAAGATGACGAAAAATAAGGCCTCAGCCGGGTGACTGCCGGGTAATTCCACCGGCGCTTTCGTCAACTGGGAATACAGATAGGCCAGTTCATGCAGGCAGCCACCGGAAACATGATTGCTGGTTTTTAATATTGTTGTCGCAATCAATATTAAACCGGTTATCATGGAAAATAATAAGTATTACGGTTACACAGAAAATGGCAATGGGAAAAAGATCCTGTTTGCCTGTGTACCTGCGGACGGACATTTCAACCCGCTTACCGGGCTGGCCATGCATTTGAAAAGCATTGGCTATGATGTAAGGTGGTATACCTCCAACACGTATGAACAGAAGATCAATAAGCTGGGCATCCCCCACTATCCTTTTGTAAGAGCGCTCGACATCAGCGGGGGCAGTATTGAAGAAATATTCCCGCAACGTGAGCAATACAAAAGCCAGGTGAGCCGCCTGAACTTTGACCTGATCAATGTTTTCATCCTGCGCTCAACAGAGTATTATGAAGACATCCAGGATATCCATCAAACATTTCCCTTCGACCTGCTGATCGCTGATATTACCTTTTCAGCCATTCCGTTTGTGAAAGAGAAGATGGGTATTCCGGTGCTTGGTATCGGCATCGTTCCTTTAATGGAAGCCTCGCGCGACCTGGGGCCTGCCGGGCTTGGCCTTACACCCAATACGGGTTTCCTGGGCAGGCGTAAACAGGATATGATGCGCTTTATCGCCGACAATATTATCTTCCGCAAATCCAATAAAGTGATGCGCTCCCTATTCCGGACACATGATATAGATCCCGGCACTTCCAATGTATTTGATACGCTTACGCGTAAAGCCACCCTGCTGTTGCAAAGCGGCACGCCCGGTTTTGAATTTGAACGGAGTGACCTCGGCAGCAATATCCGGTTTATGGGCCCCTTACTGCCCTACCAGGCGCCTCAAAAGCACGGACGCTGGTATCATCCCAAACTGGAACAGTATGATAAAGTGATCCTCGTAACGCAGGGTACTGTAGAAAAAGATCCTGAAAAGATCATTGTACCTACGCTGGAGGCATTCCAGCATACAAAACACCTGGTGATCGCTACTACAGGAGGATCACAAACGGCGGAACTAAGGAAGCGATTTCCTGCCGAAAACATCCTCATTGAAGATTTTATTCCCTTTGATGATGTGATGCCGTATGCCGATGTGTATGTAACGAATGGCGGATACGGCGGGGTATTATTGGGTATTCAGCACCTGCTGCCACTGGTGGTAGGAGGTATTCATGAAGGCAAACTGGAGATCAATGCGAGGGTGGGCTACTTCAAGCTGGGTGTGGATATGAAAACAGAAAAGCCTACGCCTGCCAAAGTGAAAGAAAGTGTGGAAGAAGTATTGTCGAACGAGCACTACCAGCAGCAGGTGAAAAAACTGGCAGCGGAGTTTAACCGGTATGACCCTCATTTACTTTGTGAGCGATATGTAGCTGAAGTATTGCAACAGGGTAATTCAGCATTTGCAGGCAGGTCTACGATGAATCATAAGATTTTAATCGGAAATTAAACTCTGTCAGGTCGATAAACAAAGAGGATGTATTCCGGTAGAATACATCCTCTTTGTTTATGGAAAGAAGTTCATATTGTATGATTAATTGGCTGCTCTCAGGGCACCCACTGTCAATGCGTTGACTCCGGTGCCGCCGGTATTGCCTGCCAGGTAAATGGTATAAGCATTGCCGGAGATCAGGTTCACATCAGTAGCCGTTTTGGCGATGAGGCTATCGTTGCTGCTCAGTTTGACGGAAAAGATGTGGGAACCGGTTGTGGCAGGCTGGAATTGGTTATAAAAGCCGCTGAACTCATTATCTGCCAATACACGCTGGGTGAATACCTTGTTGTTATCGATATACACGTCTACAGGACCAAGCGCAGATACGGAGGGACTTGCATGAAAGAAACGGAAATAAGGTTTGTCCAGGGTAAGATCGGAGAAATCGTCTTCTACCAGCATAGCTTCTGCAGTAGCAGGTGTTCCCTGGTTGTTATACATAATGATGGTATAAAAACCGAGTGAAT encodes:
- a CDS encoding cation:proton antiporter domain-containing protein; the encoded protein is MHLPKLIVDLALLLGVAGVTTLIFRKLKQPVVLGYILAGILIGPHVPWTPTISDEANVKVWAEIGVVFLLFSLGLEFSFKKLVRIGGTASITAIVEIVGMLILGFLVGRLMGWSTMDSIFLGGILSVSSTTIIIRAFEELGIKSQRFAGIVFGVLIVEDLVAILLMVILSTLAVSQKFAGGEMLESLMKLVFFLAVWFLAGIFIVPTFLRKASKLMSEETLLVVSLGLCLGMVVLATQVGFSPALGAFVMGSILAETTMAERIEHLVKPVKDLFAAVFFVSVGIIFEPNTLIAYKWPVLILTLVTIFGKIISTTAGALLSGQPMKQSLQSGMSLAQIGEFSFIIASLGLTLNVTSGFLYPIAVAISAITTFTTPYLIKFSEPVYHWIENRLPMKWKLAINQYGTGAQTIQAESDWKIVLRSYLTVVIINSVIVMALILLSEKFLLPLITGSVSSPTLAAVITGFITLIAIAPFLWALAIRRLHSFAYANLWLDKKYNHGPLVMLEVVRNILLVVLVGFLVDRLFSAMIALLAVLPVIIVVLLIFSRRLQSFYSRIEKRFLSNLNEREGATHGLPDLSPWDAHIAYFTIQPESPVIGKTLQQLAWREQYGVNVASIERGKRTIYAPTRTEMIYPYDKIAVIGTDIQLEKFRTVAESETVYEEAAVNREDITLNKLIIDEHTDLRGKSIRASGIRETVKGLVVGIERNGERILNPDSTTIFEWDDVVWIVGERKQLQKLVKE
- a CDS encoding YkgJ family cysteine cluster protein, whose product is MGNPVNDNWQKKAAANQKQYKQFLKQADKNKVLKQLPDLHEEAFSNVDCLQCANCCKNYSPRFKTPDIKRISKHLRMKESVFIDTYLRLDEEGDYVVRSAPCPFLGADNYCSIYEQRPSDCERFPYTDEDVLLKRPNLTLKNVSFCPAVFYVMEKLLEQTNK
- a CDS encoding sterol desaturase family protein, whose amino-acid sequence is MGTLHQQLLVLISTPLYAFIIGAEILLSNVHHTHSYSRRDTIQNFCLSIFSGAVDLLMRGVSFAILAFFFHYSFLTWGHSFFYWLALLLLVDMMHYWLHRLSHSCRLFWAVHVNHHSSTHFNFTVGFRAGVLEPLYRFAFFIPVALCGFQPVDILLVYSCTEIWAILTHTEKIRKLGWLEYVLVTPSHHRVHHASNEKYLDRNMGSIFIFWDRLFGTFQEELPASQYEPIRYGLTTPPQNDSLPVIIFHEWAAIRKDLQHPGITWKQKLLYVLGPPGWRHDGKKTTSTALRGRQQVYRAVHGHLINNPQRIKESKHVAPACFNGAPCYPAAYTIRRMRH
- a CDS encoding sterol desaturase family protein, whose protein sequence is MDSLREQILILISTPVYLIIIGLEVLLSNWRHRKNYTWKDTGINCYLMLMNGTIDLLFRGAYLLILDYFYRHNIFSFSHVVVYWFMLVLLEDFLYYWLHRFDHEIRFFWAVHVTHHSSEHMNFTVGFRSSVFQPLYRFIYFIPLALMGFSPIDIAFVYSATQIWGIFVHTELIRKMGWLEHVLVTPSHHRVHHASNAKYLDKNMGMFLIIWDKLFGTFQPELPAEEYQPIKYGLTTNIEKETPVTVVFHEWQNIFKDVARTDIGWKEKWGYIFGPPGWSHDGSRLTSEQMREVEDGKMSTDLQEEPVAVKASK
- the gcvP gene encoding aminomethyl-transferring glycine dehydrogenase, producing MSLFEKQNSEFIHRHIGPHESETRQMLKAIGEPSLEALVNKTVPPAIRMSKALNIPAAISEHEYLQLLKDISLKNKTYKNYIGQGYYDNIVPSVILRNVFENPGWYTQYTPYQAEISQGRLESLLNFQTMVADLTGLPLTNASLLDEATAAAEAMTMFFNTLNRDHDHIERAKFFVDNETFPQTKDVLVTRAVPVGIEVVFGDYKTATIDKSYFGALVQYPNDKGSIEDYRSFIARVHEADAFVVMTTDLLALTLLTPPGELGADVACGSAQRFGVPLGFGGPHAAFFAAKDEFKRNIPGRIIGVSIDAQGDRALRMALQTREQHIKREKATSNICTAQALLANMAAMYAVYHGPAGLKDIAKRVTVLANALAEELQAEGYEVLHDNFFDTVVFKVDDAAAIQAKADEAGINFRYYNKNLVGISLDESTTLSDVLDILLLLDQPNEHTVAGFSVSEDAGLYHLPTGLTRTSPFLTHPVFNTHHSETEMMRYIKQLENKDLSLNTSMISLGSCTMKLNAASEMIPLSWAHWSKIHPFAPASQTEGYQQIITELSEYLCQITAFDACSLQPNSGAQGEYAGLLVIRDYFASRGESHRNVMLIPISAHGTNPASAVMAGMKVVVVKALENGYIDVDDLKAKAAQYSKELAGIMITYPSTYGVYEETVKEITDIIHQHGGQVYMDGANMNAQVGLTAPGLIGADVCHLNLHKTFAIPHGGGGPGMGPICVKQHLAPYLPGHVSLGGKNAVSAAPYGSASILLISYGYIRMLGQEGTKLSTEYAILNANYMRARLQEEYEILYTNHNGQCAHEFIVDLRPFKKSAEIEAEDVAKRLMDYGFHAPTLSFPVPGTIMIEPTESENKAELDRFCDALLSIREEIRAIEEGKADKKDNALKNAPHTQFVITADEWKHGYTRQQAAFPLPYIRSNKFWPSVARVNNTHGDRNLICTCEPVSSYAEVEAQ
- a CDS encoding DUF481 domain-containing protein, yielding MKRMIIVALVLLVCGYADAQFNDSTHYHLKYTTAGIINRTNDARSFVLNNVLGFQVNKEKLTINSSNAWVYGRQGSRLTNNDFSTALNIDYLKNRQRLYYWGLVTFTTSYSLKINHQLQGGAGIGYNFFNKEQAELVVSDGLLYETSDLTLPQGVDDRYQTVRNSLRIKYRWAINNLVLLEGVHFWQPSLARFDDYIIRSNSALSIKLRKWLSLTTSLTFNKLSRTNRENLLVNFGLSAEKYF